Within Thermodesulfobacteriota bacterium, the genomic segment GGGAGCCGCTGCACAATCTGGACAACGTGCTGACCGCCTTCCGAGTGCTCTCGGCGGACCACGGCCTCAACATTACCCGCAGGCGCCTCACCGTTTCCACCTGCGGGCTCGTGCCGGCCCTGCGCCGGCTCCCGCCCGAGGTGCTCGGCAGCCTTGCGGTGTCGCTCAACGCCACCACCGACGAGGTGCGCGACCGCCTCATGCCGGTGAACCGGCGCTACCCCATCGCGGAGCTCCTGGGGACGCTGCGGGAGCTCCCCCTGCCGGCCCGGGCGCGCTACACCATCGAGTACGTCCTCCTGGGGGGCGTCAACGATACCCTCGAGGACGCCCGGCGGCTGGTGCGGCTGCTCTCGAACCTGCGGTGCAAGGTGAACCTGATCGCTTACAACCCTCACCCAGAGAGCCCCTTCCGCCCGCCGGAGCCCGCCGCCGTGGAGGCGTTCCAGGCCCACCTGCTCGCCAAGGGGTTCACCGCGGTGGTGCGCAAGAGCCGCGGCCAGGACATCCTGGCCGCCTGCGGCCAACTGCGCGCCGACGCGGCCCATCGGGTGCCGGTCTCCCACTGACCACGGACCACGGACAACGGACATGCACAGAGCCATCGGCGTCATCGGCGGCAGCGGCCTCTACGAGATGGAAGGGCTCGAGGACGTGCGGGAGGTGGAGGTCTCCACCCCCTTCGGGGCCCCCTCGGACGCCCTGGTGGTGGGCCGCTTCGCGGGGCGCACTCTCGTCTTCCTCCCGCGCCACGGCCGGGGACACCGGTACCTCCCCTCGGAGGTGCCCTACCGGGCGAACCTGTGGGCGCTCAAGTCCCTGGGGGTGGAGTGGGTCCTCTCGGTCTCGGCGGTGGGGAGCCTCGAGGAGGAAGTCCACCCGGGGGAGATCGTGCTCCCCGACCAGTTCATCGACCGCACCTGGGGGCGCCCCTCCACCTTCTTCGGCAACGGAATCGTGGGCCACGTGGGCATGGCCCATCCCATTTGCGGCGCCCTCCAGGCCGCGCTGTGGGAGACCCGGGAGGCGGCGGGGGTGCCGTTTCACCGGGGCGGGGCATACCTGTGCATCCAGGGTCCCCAGTTCTCCACCCGGGCCGAGTCCTTCCTCTACCGTGGGTGGGGCGCCCGGGTCATCGGCATGACCAACGCCACCGAGGCGCGGCTGGCCCGGGAGGCCGAGCTCTGCTACGCCACCGTGGCGCTCGTGACCGACTACGATTGCTGGCACGAGACCGAGGAGGAGGTGTCGGTGGACGCCATCCTCCAGGTCCTCCACCAGAACGTGGAGACCGCCAAGCGCATCATCCGCGAGGCGGCGGTGCGGCTCCCGGGGGAACGGGAGTGCGCCTGCGGGGAGGCGGCGCGTTATGCTATCCTCACGGCGCCGGAGAAGATCCCCCCCGAGACCCGGCGGGCGGTGGAGCTGCTGTACGGCAAGTACCTGGGAGGGACCGGCGCGTGAACAACGAGCTCGTGGTGGTGGGGTCGGTGGCCATCGACTCGGTGGAGACCCCCTTTGGCCGGGACGACGAAGCCCTGGGGGGCTCGGCGCTCCACTTCACCTCGGCGGCGAGCCTGTTCGCCCGGGTGCGGCTGGTGGCAGTGGTGGGGGAAGACTTTCCCCGGGAGCGGCTGGGCTTCCTGGCGGCCCGCGACGTGGACCTCTCGGCGCTCTTCACCGCGGCGGGCAGCACCTTCCGGTGGAAGGGGCGCTACGGCTTCGACCTCAACGAGGCCCAGACCCTGGAGACCCACCTGAACGTCTTCGAGGGGTTCGACCCCGTGCTCCCCGAGGCCCACCGCGGGGCCTCCTTCGTCTTCCTGGCCAACATCGACCCCGACCTCCAGTTCCGGGTGCTCGACCAGGTGGACGAGCCGCGCCTGGTGGCGCTGGACACCATGAACTTCTGGATCCAGGGCAAACGAAAGAGCCTGCTGCGGGCCCTGGAGCGGGTGGACCTGCTGCTCCTCAACGAGGCCGAGGCCCGGATGCTGGCCGAGGAGCCCAACCTCGTGCGGGCCGCCCAGAAGATCCGGTCCTGGGGGCCGGGGGGGGTGGTGGTGAAGCGGGGGGAGTACGGCGCCCTGTACTTCAGCGACGGCCACGTCTTCGCCGCTCCGGCCTACCCGCTGGAGGCCGTGTACGATCCCACCGGCGCGGGGGATTCCTTTGCCGGCGGGCTCATGGGATACCTGGCGAGCACGGGCAACACCGAGGCGGAAAACGTGCGCCGGGCCGTGGTGTTCGGCTCGGCGCTGGCGAGCTTCAACGTGGAGGACTTCAGCTTCCGGCGCCTGGAGCGCCTGACCTACCCCGAGGTGGCGGCCCGCTTTCGGGAGTTCAAGGGCCTGACCCACTTTGAGGGGGAGGCGTGAGGGACGTGGTGGAGCCGCGGATGGCTTCCTTGAGGCGGGTCATGTCGGGGGACTTGATGAAGTAGCCGTCGGCTCCCAGCTCCAGAGCCTCTTCCCGAAAATCGCTGTAGGCGGTGAAGAGGAACACCGGCACCGCCGGGTGGGAGGCCTTGAGCCGGCGCAGCACCTCCAGACCCCCGAGGCCGGGCATCTTGATGTCGACCACCACCACGTCGGGGCAAGCCTCTTCCACCGCCCGGAGGCCGCCCCAGCCGTCGTCCGCCACCCGGACGCGGTGGCCTTCGAGGGCGAGCTCCTCCTGCACGAGGAAACGAATGCTCGCGTCGTCGTCGATGAAGAGCACGTGGGCCATGGGGCCGATGCGATCCTCCTCTCCCCGGGGGGCCAGGACAGGCGCGCAACTATACCCGCGGGTCCAGGGGTGTCAAACGCCCGTGGTCCTGTTTCTGCTCCTCCTCTTCGGCGTCGGATGCGCGGGCGACCAGGAGGCGGTGCGGCGGGAGGCCCAGTCCTCCTTCAAGCTGGGCATGGCCTTCCTCTCCGAGGGAAGGCCGGCGCCCGCCCTGCGGGAGTTCACCAAGGCGGAGGAGCTCACCCCCAATGACCCCGAGATCCAGTACTACCTGGGCGCCACCTACTGGCTGCGCCGGGAGTTCTCCCTGGCGGAGGAGCGCCTCCGGCGCGCTGTGGCTCTGAAGCCCGACTACTCGGAGGCCTGGAACGACCTGGGGGCCCTGTACATGGACCAGGGCCGCTTCGACGACGCGATCCCGGCCTTCGAGAGCGCTCTGAAGAACGTCTTCTACTCCACCCAGGAGCTCGCCCTGGCCAATCTGGGGCGGTCGCTCCACAAGGTGGGCCGCACGGCGGAGGCCGAGCGCCGCCTCCAGGATGCCCTCCAGGTAGCCCCCAACTTTCCGCTCCCCCACAAGTTCCTGGGCGAGATCCTCCAGGAGCGGGGCGACCACCGGGGCGCCGTGACCCACTTCGCCGACGCCGCCCGGGGAAACCCCGACGACGCCGAAACGCACCTGAAACACGGCATCAGCCTGCTGCGTCTGGGGGACCGCGCCGCCGCCCGGGCGGCCTTCGACCGGGCGTGGCGCCTCGCCCCCCGGGGAGACGTGGGGCAGTCGGCCAAGACCTATCTCGACCTCCTGGATCAAGGCTAGGCGATGGAAGAGCAGCAGGGACCCGGCTTCGGGGCTGCGCTCCGCGAGGCGAGGCAACGGGCGGGCTTGAGCCTGGAGGGCCTCGCGGCCGCGTCCCGAATTCCCGAGCGGTACCTGGCCGCCCTGGAGGCCGAGCAGTGGGACGCCCTCCCGGGAGGGCTGACCGGCCGGGGGTTCGCCCGGCTGGCCGCCAAAGAGCTGGGGCTGCCGGCCGAAGAGCTCCTGGAGGCGTACCGCCGGGCTCGCGGAGGCGAGAAGCCCGAAACCCGCCTGACGCCCATCGAGCCGGACTGGCAGGTGGACTTTCGCAAGGAACGAAGCCTGGGGCCGGTCTTCCTGACCCTGCTCCTCCTCCTGGGTGCGGCCCTGGGGGTGTGGGTCTGGAGCCCCTGGAGCGTGGAGCCCCGCGGCGGGCCCCCCGCGCCGGTCGCCGACGTGCCGCCTCTTCCCGCACCCGTTCCGGAGGCCAGCCTGGAGCCGGTGGCCCCGGCGCCCGCGCTCCCCACCGTCGCCCCTGAGCCCGAGCCGCTTCCTCCAGCGGCCCCCCCTCCCGCGCCCGCGCTCCACCGCCTGGAGATTCTCGCGGCCGAGACGGTGTGGGTTCGGGTCGTGGCCGACGGCGGCCCCCCCGAGGAACGCACCCTCCGGCAGGGCCAATCGCTCGCCGTCGAGGCCCGCCAAGAGGTCTCGGTGCGGCTCGGCAACGCCGGCGGGGTTCACCTCACCTGGAACGGGGAGACGCTCAAGGCGCCCGGTCCCCGCGGCAGTGTGCTCACCCTCGTGCTGCCCCAGGCGCTGGAGTCGCTTCGCCCGTGAGCACCGGCGCCTGGCCCGACCCGGAGGCCCGGGAGGCGAAGGAGCAGCTCGGCCCCGGGTGGGAGGGGATCGGGGTTGCGGCCGTACTGGGGTCCGGGCTCGGGGGTGCCCAGGCTGGGGGCTCCCCGGTGGCAGTCTCCTTCGAAATCCTGCCGGGGCTTGGGGAGTGCAGCGCGCCAGGCCACCCGGGGCAGGTGCTGCGCACGGCGATCGCAGGCCAGGGTGCCGCGGTCTTTCTGGGGCGGCGTCACGTATACGAAGGCGTCTCCCCCGCCCGGGCGGCGTTCCCCGTGCGGCTGGCGGCGGCCCTGGGCGCCCGCTTCGTGGTGCTTCTCTCGGCCGTCGGAGGAATCTCCGAGGGTGCGCGCGTGGGGTCGTGGGTCCTGGTGGAGGATCACCTCAACCTCATGGGCCGTAACCCCCTCGAGGGGGTGCGCACCGCCCAGGGTCCGGCCTTCGTCGACCTCACCCGCACCTACCGGGCGGACCTCTTCGAGCCCCTGCGCGGGCGCCTCGCCAGGCAGGGCGTGGAGCTCTCCCGAGGGGTGCTCGCGGCATTTTCCGGCCCCACGTACGAGACCCCCGCCGAGGTGCGCATGGCCCGGCTCCTGGGGGCGGACACCGTGGGCATGTCCACCGTGCCCGAAGCCGTCTGGGCCCGTTTTCTCGGCCTTGACGTGCTGGCCCTGGGCTACGTGGTGAACCCCGCGGCAGGCCTGGGCTTCGAAGCCCTCGACCACCGCGAGGTGCTGCGGCGTGCCGAGCAGGGGGCCGCCCAGGCGGCCGTGGTGTTGGAGGAAGCGGTGCGCGTGTGGGGGGAACACGGACGCGCACGGACCGGCACGGACGCGCACGGACTCCTGACCCCCAACCCCTGACCCCTGACCCCCTGACCCCTGCCTTTCAGGTTCCCATGAACACTGTCCCCCACACGACCCAGGATTCCTCCCCCCCTTCCGGCCCCGTCAAGGCCGTGAGCCTGCTTTCGGGGGGGCTCGACTCGATCCTCGCCACCCGGGTGGTGCAGGACCAGGGGGTGGACGTGCTCGCCCTCCACTTCATCACCCCGTTCTTCGGGGACGACAAGCGGGGACGGGAGGCCGAGATCGAGGCGGCCTACCGCGAGCGGTACGGCATCCGGCTTCGCATCGTCGACGTCTCCCGCGAGTACCTCGACGTGCTCGCCAGCCCCCGCTACGGCTATGGGAAGAACTTCAACCCCTGCGTGGACTGCAAGATCTTCCTCATCCGCAAGGCCGTGGAGATCCTGCACCAGGAGGGCGCCCGGTTCCTGGTCACCGGCGAGGTGCTGGGGCAGCGGCCCATGAGCCAGCGGCGCGACGCCATGAACGCCATCGCCAAGCAGACCGGCGCGCGGGAGATCCTGCTCCGACCCCTCTCGGCCAAACTCCTGCCCCCCACGGCCCCCGAGCGCCACGGCTGGGTCGACCGCAACCTCCTCTTCGACTTCTCGGGGCGCAACCGCAAACCCCAGATGGAGCTCGCCGCGCGCCTGGGCATCACCGAGTACCCCACTCCCGCGGGGGGCTGCCGCCTCACCGACCCCACCCTGGGCCAGCGGGTGCGCCGCTATTTCGAGGCCATCCCGGCGGCGGAGCGGGACCCCGACGACCTGCGGCTTCTGCTCACCGGCCGGCCGTTTCGCTTTCCCGGCGGCAGCCTCTTCACCCTGGGGCGCAGCCGGGGGGAGAACGAAGTGGTCGCGCGGCTCTTCGTACCCGGCGATGCGTTCGCCCACACCGCGGACGTCCCCGGTCCCCTGGGGCTCTTCCGGGCGCGGGGGGAGGCCGACGAGCGCACCCTGGCCGCCGCGGTGCTCCTGCGCTACACCCCCAAGGCCCCCCCGGGGACCCCGGTGGGGTTCGGCCCCGACCGGGAGCACCTGGGCGACGCCGTGTCCCCCGCGCCGGTCGGCGCCCAAGACCTGGAAACCTGGAGGCTCTAGGCCGGTGACCGCCGCGCTGCCCCCTCTCGAGGACGCCTACCGCCGCATGGTGGCGGCCCTCGAAACGCCCCTCTCCTCGGTGCGGGGGGTGGGGCCGAAGGTGGCGGAGCGCCTGGCCCGCAAGGGCCTCAAGACCCTCGGCGACGCCCTGGTCTTCCTCCCCCTGCGCTACGAGGACCGCACCCGCCTCGTGCCGCTCAACCGGCTCGTCCCCGGCGAAGTCTGCGCGTTTCGGGGCGAGATCGCCGGGATCGGCGTGCGCGACTACCACCGCCGGCGGGTCCTCGAAGCTGTGGTGACCGACGGCACGGGCCGGCTCACCCTCAAATGGTTCCGGGGCAACTTCGGCTGGCTCGAGAAGGCCTACCCGCCGGGCTCCCGGGTGGCCGGCTCGGGGACCGTGCGGATGTTCCAGGGGCGGCGCGAGGTCCACCACCCCGAGCTCGAGGTGCTGGACGCGGAAGACGACGGGGCCGCCTTCGAGCAGGTGGTCCCCGTGTACTCCGAGGTGGAGGGCGTGCACCCCCGGGCCCTGCGCAAGATCCTGGGGGCCGCCGTGGAGGCCGCCGCGCCCCACCTGGCGGATCTCGTCCCGGCGGGAGTCGCCGCCGGCCTGGGGCTTCCCCCGGTGGCCGCCGCCTATCGGGAGCTCCACTTCCCCTCCCAGGGGGGCGAGGGGCTCGAGCAGCGGGCCGAGGCCCACCGGCGCACCCTTGTCCTCGAAGAGTTCTTCTTCCTCCAGCTCGGCCTCCTCCTCAAGAAGGAAGGCGCCGGGCCCAAGGCCGGCATCGCCTTTCACCCCCACTTTCGGCTCGTCAAGCAGCTCCTGGCCGCCCTGCCCTTCGAGCTCACCCGCGCCCAGCGCCGGGTGCTCGGCGAGATCCGCCGCGACATGGAGGCTGCCCGGCCCATGCACCGGCTCCTCCAGGGAGACGTGGGGTGCGGCAAGACCCTGGTGGCGCTGGTGAGCGCCCTCATGGCCGTGGAAAGCGGGTACCAGGCCTGCCTGATGGCCCCCACCGAGATCCTGGCCGAGCAGCACGCTCTCACCCTGGGGCGCCTGGCCCGGGGCTTGCCCCTGGAAATCGGGCTCCTCACGAGCTCGGTGCCGCGGGTAGAGCGAGACGACGTCCTCGGCCGGCTCGCCCGGGGGGAGATCCACCTGGCCGTGGGCACCCACGCCCTCATCCAGGAGGGGGTCGCCTTCCACCGCCTGGGGCTCGTGGTGGTGGACGAGCAGCACCGCTTCGGGGTCCTCCAGCGGGCCGAGCTCGTGCGCAAGGGCGAGAGCCCCGATCTGCTGGTCATGACCGCGACCCCCATCCCCCGCAGCCTCTCCATGACGGTCTACGGGGATCTCGACCTCTCGGTCATCGACGAGCTTCCCCCGGGCCGCCAGCCCATCGCCACCCGGCTCGTGCGGGAGAAGGACCTGCCCCGGGTCCACGGCTTCGTGCGGGGCGAGGTCGCCCGGGGGCGCCAGGCCTACCTGGTCTACCCACTGGTGGAGGAGAGCGAGGCCCTGGAGCTTCGGGCGGCCACCACCATGGCCGAGCACTTCCGGCGCGAGGTCTTCCCGGAGCTACGGGTGGGGCTCCTCCACGGCCGGATGAAGGGCGATGAGAAGGAGGCCGCCATGGCCGCCTTCGCCGGGGGCGAGACCCAGGTGCTCGTCTCCACCACCGTCATCGAGGTGGGGGTCGACGTGCCCAACGCCACGGTCATGGTGGTGGAGCACGCCGAGCGCTTCGGCCTGGCCCAGCTCCACCAGCTTCGGGGACGGGTGGGCCGGGGCACCGAGCCCTCCCACTGCCTTCTGGTGGCGGGCCCCCAGGTCTCCCGCGACGCCTGGGAGCGCCTCATGGTCCTCGTGCGCACCGGCGACGGGTTTCGCATCGCCGAGGAGGACTTGAAGATCCGCGGGCCCGGGGACTTCCTCGGCACCCGCCAGTCGGGGCTGCCGGACTTCCGGGTGGGAAACATCCTGCGCGACGGTCCGCTCTTGCAGCAGGCCCGCGACCTGGCGGAGGCCGTGCTGTGCGACGACCCCGGCCTGGCGGCCCCGAAGAACGCCGGCGTGCGCCGGGCGCTCCTCGACCGCTGGGCGGGCCGGCTGGAGCTGGCCCAGGTGGGGTAGGCGAGCCCCATCCGAGGAACGCCTCCCGGGCAGCACCGGGGTCGCGTTTGGGCCCCGATGCCGATTGACAGGCCGCGGCGCCCTGTGCTCTTCTACGGCCGGTTTCCCCCTTTCCAGTGTCCGGACGGGGGAATGTTCAACCTGTATTTCCAAAAAGGGAGGACGGCATGGCAGCGAAGATCATCAAGGGAGCGCCCATCGCAGAAGAGATCCGCGCCGAGATCAAGGCCGAGATCGATGGCCTCGTGGCCAAGGGGTTCACCCCCAAGCTCTCCGTCGTCCTCGTGGGCGACGACCCGGGCAGCGTGTGGTACGCGCGAAACAAGGTCACCACGGGCGAGAAGATGGGTGCCGTGGTGGAGGTTCACGAGCTCGCGAAGGACACCCCCGAAGCCGCCGTGGTGGCCCTGGTCCAAAAGCTCAACGCCGACGCCAACGTCCACGGCATCCTGGTGGAGCTGCCGCTGCCCAAGCACATCAACAAGGCCAACGTGATGAACGCCATCCTCCCCGCCAAGGACGTGGACGGCGTTACCGCCGAGCAGCGCGGCTACGTGCTGGGCGACATGGAGGCCTTGGCGCTGGTGCCCGCCACCCCGCTCGCGTGTATCGAGCTCGTGAAGCGTTCGGGGGTCGAGATCAAGGCCAAGCGCGTCACCGTGGTGGGCCGGGGCGATACGGTGGGCCGGCCGCTCGCCATGCTGCTGCTCTCCAAGGGGCGGGACGCCACCGTCACGGTGTGCCACAGCCGCACCGCCGACCTCGCCGGGGCCTGCCGGGAGGCCGACATCCTCTTCGCCGCCGCAGGTGCGGGCGCCAACCACCTGAT encodes:
- a CDS encoding purine-nucleoside phosphorylase; this encodes MSTGAWPDPEAREAKEQLGPGWEGIGVAAVLGSGLGGAQAGGSPVAVSFEILPGLGECSAPGHPGQVLRTAIAGQGAAVFLGRRHVYEGVSPARAAFPVRLAAALGARFVVLLSAVGGISEGARVGSWVLVEDHLNLMGRNPLEGVRTAQGPAFVDLTRTYRADLFEPLRGRLARQGVELSRGVLAAFSGPTYETPAEVRMARLLGADTVGMSTVPEAVWARFLGLDVLALGYVVNPAAGLGFEALDHREVLRRAEQGAAQAAVVLEEAVRVWGEHGRARTGTDAHGLLTPNP
- a CDS encoding tetratricopeptide repeat protein, translated to MVLFLLLLFGVGCAGDQEAVRREAQSSFKLGMAFLSEGRPAPALREFTKAEELTPNDPEIQYYLGATYWLRREFSLAEERLRRAVALKPDYSEAWNDLGALYMDQGRFDDAIPAFESALKNVFYSTQELALANLGRSLHKVGRTAEAERRLQDALQVAPNFPLPHKFLGEILQERGDHRGAVTHFADAARGNPDDAETHLKHGISLLRLGDRAAARAAFDRAWRLAPRGDVGQSAKTYLDLLDQG
- a CDS encoding response regulator, which gives rise to MAHVLFIDDDASIRFLVQEELALEGHRVRVADDGWGGLRAVEEACPDVVVVDIKMPGLGGLEVLRRLKASHPAVPVFLFTAYSDFREEALELGADGYFIKSPDMTRLKEAIRGSTTSLTPPPQSGSGP
- a CDS encoding bifunctional 5,10-methylenetetrahydrofolate dehydrogenase/5,10-methenyltetrahydrofolate cyclohydrolase, translating into MAAKIIKGAPIAEEIRAEIKAEIDGLVAKGFTPKLSVVLVGDDPGSVWYARNKVTTGEKMGAVVEVHELAKDTPEAAVVALVQKLNADANVHGILVELPLPKHINKANVMNAILPAKDVDGVTAEQRGYVLGDMEALALVPATPLACIELVKRSGVEIKAKRVTVVGRGDTVGRPLAMLLLSKGRDATVTVCHSRTADLAGACREADILFAAAGAGANHLIKADMIKPGATVIDAAINEKPDGSITGDVDPAAADVAGVLTPVPGGVGSLTTTIIIGNTVKALKLQKGL
- the recG gene encoding ATP-dependent DNA helicase RecG, translated to MTAALPPLEDAYRRMVAALETPLSSVRGVGPKVAERLARKGLKTLGDALVFLPLRYEDRTRLVPLNRLVPGEVCAFRGEIAGIGVRDYHRRRVLEAVVTDGTGRLTLKWFRGNFGWLEKAYPPGSRVAGSGTVRMFQGRREVHHPELEVLDAEDDGAAFEQVVPVYSEVEGVHPRALRKILGAAVEAAAPHLADLVPAGVAAGLGLPPVAAAYRELHFPSQGGEGLEQRAEAHRRTLVLEEFFFLQLGLLLKKEGAGPKAGIAFHPHFRLVKQLLAALPFELTRAQRRVLGEIRRDMEAARPMHRLLQGDVGCGKTLVALVSALMAVESGYQACLMAPTEILAEQHALTLGRLARGLPLEIGLLTSSVPRVERDDVLGRLARGEIHLAVGTHALIQEGVAFHRLGLVVVDEQHRFGVLQRAELVRKGESPDLLVMTATPIPRSLSMTVYGDLDLSVIDELPPGRQPIATRLVREKDLPRVHGFVRGEVARGRQAYLVYPLVEESEALELRAATTMAEHFRREVFPELRVGLLHGRMKGDEKEAAMAAFAGGETQVLVSTTVIEVGVDVPNATVMVVEHAERFGLAQLHQLRGRVGRGTEPSHCLLVAGPQVSRDAWERLMVLVRTGDGFRIAEEDLKIRGPGDFLGTRQSGLPDFRVGNILRDGPLLQQARDLAEAVLCDDPGLAAPKNAGVRRALLDRWAGRLELAQVG
- a CDS encoding thiamine biosynthesis protein, whose translation is MNTVPHTTQDSSPPSGPVKAVSLLSGGLDSILATRVVQDQGVDVLALHFITPFFGDDKRGREAEIEAAYRERYGIRLRIVDVSREYLDVLASPRYGYGKNFNPCVDCKIFLIRKAVEILHQEGARFLVTGEVLGQRPMSQRRDAMNAIAKQTGAREILLRPLSAKLLPPTAPERHGWVDRNLLFDFSGRNRKPQMELAARLGITEYPTPAGGCRLTDPTLGQRVRRYFEAIPAAERDPDDLRLLLTGRPFRFPGGSLFTLGRSRGENEVVARLFVPGDAFAHTADVPGPLGLFRARGEADERTLAAAVLLRYTPKAPPGTPVGFGPDREHLGDAVSPAPVGAQDLETWRL
- a CDS encoding PfkB family carbohydrate kinase codes for the protein MNNELVVVGSVAIDSVETPFGRDDEALGGSALHFTSAASLFARVRLVAVVGEDFPRERLGFLAARDVDLSALFTAAGSTFRWKGRYGFDLNEAQTLETHLNVFEGFDPVLPEAHRGASFVFLANIDPDLQFRVLDQVDEPRLVALDTMNFWIQGKRKSLLRALERVDLLLLNEAEARMLAEEPNLVRAAQKIRSWGPGGVVVKRGEYGALYFSDGHVFAAPAYPLEAVYDPTGAGDSFAGGLMGYLASTGNTEAENVRRAVVFGSALASFNVEDFSFRRLERLTYPEVAARFREFKGLTHFEGEA
- the rlmN gene encoding 23S rRNA (adenine(2503)-C(2))-methyltransferase RlmN; this encodes LDFEAMTDLSQGVRAKLRAEASLALPRVVSEQESSDGTRKLLLELADGERVETVLIPSADEEAERLTQCISSQVGCAMGCAFCRTGSAGLVRNLAAAEIVGQVVLGQRLAGPQDRVTNVVFMGMGEPLHNLDNVLTAFRVLSADHGLNITRRRLTVSTCGLVPALRRLPPEVLGSLAVSLNATTDEVRDRLMPVNRRYPIAELLGTLRELPLPARARYTIEYVLLGGVNDTLEDARRLVRLLSNLRCKVNLIAYNPHPESPFRPPEPAAVEAFQAHLLAKGFTAVVRKSRGQDILAACGQLRADAAHRVPVSH
- the mtnP gene encoding S-methyl-5'-thioadenosine phosphorylase gives rise to the protein MHRAIGVIGGSGLYEMEGLEDVREVEVSTPFGAPSDALVVGRFAGRTLVFLPRHGRGHRYLPSEVPYRANLWALKSLGVEWVLSVSAVGSLEEEVHPGEIVLPDQFIDRTWGRPSTFFGNGIVGHVGMAHPICGALQAALWETREAAGVPFHRGGAYLCIQGPQFSTRAESFLYRGWGARVIGMTNATEARLAREAELCYATVALVTDYDCWHETEEEVSVDAILQVLHQNVETAKRIIREAAVRLPGERECACGEAARYAILTAPEKIPPETRRAVELLYGKYLGGTGA
- a CDS encoding helix-turn-helix domain-containing protein — protein: MEEQQGPGFGAALREARQRAGLSLEGLAAASRIPERYLAALEAEQWDALPGGLTGRGFARLAAKELGLPAEELLEAYRRARGGEKPETRLTPIEPDWQVDFRKERSLGPVFLTLLLLLGAALGVWVWSPWSVEPRGGPPAPVADVPPLPAPVPEASLEPVAPAPALPTVAPEPEPLPPAAPPPAPALHRLEILAAETVWVRVVADGGPPEERTLRQGQSLAVEARQEVSVRLGNAGGVHLTWNGETLKAPGPRGSVLTLVLPQALESLRP